From the genome of Lepidochelys kempii isolate rLepKem1 chromosome 17, rLepKem1.hap2, whole genome shotgun sequence, one region includes:
- the CLUH gene encoding clustered mitochondria protein homolog isoform X5 has translation MALMNGDGSYEHLKEESRQNGHEEADPGDDANDQEVIVIQDTGFTVKIYAPGIEPFSLQVSPQEMVQEIHQVLMDREDTCHRTCFSLQLDGNVLDNFAELKTIEGLQEGSVLKVVEEPYTVREARIHVRHIRDLLKSLDPSDAFNGVDCNSLSFLSVFTEGDLGDSGKRKKKGTEMEQIDCTPPEHILPGGKERPLCALQPQNREWKPLQCLKVLTMSGWNPPPGNRKMHGDLMYLYVITVEDRHVSITASTRGFYLNQSTAYNFNPKPANPSFLSHSLVELLNQISPTFKRNFSALQKKRVQRHPFERIATPFQVYSWTAPQAEHAMDCVRAEDAYTSRLGYEEHIPGQTRDWNEELQTTRELPRKNLPERLLRERAIFKVHSDFTAAATRGAMAVIDGNVMAINPSEETKMQMFIWNNIFFSLGFDVRDHYKDFGGDVAAYVAPTNDLNGVRTYNAVDVEGLYTLGTVVVDYRGYRVTAQSIIPGILEREQEQSVIYGSIDFGKTVVSHPKYLELLEKTSRPLKIQKHKVLNDKNEEVALCSSVECKGILGNDGRHYILDLLRTFPPDLNFLPVEGEEMPEECKKMGFPKQHRHKLCCLRQELVDAFVEHRYLLFMKLAALQLMQQKANKQENSGMLENGASVENGTGGSEKSESDDGKIEDNVTGLDQVKELAETIASDDGTVDPKSREVIQNACKAVGSISDTSFDIRFNPDIFSPGVRFPESSKEEMQDQKQLLKDAAAFLLSCQIPGLVKDCLDHTVLPMDGATLAEAMHQRGINMRYLGKVVDFIAKTPACPQLDHIYKIGISELITRSAKHIFKTYLQGVELSGLSAAISHFLNCFLSSFLNPVAHLPADELVSKKKNKKRKNRNLGNADNTAWASMTPQELWKNICSEAKNYFDFHLECENVDQAAEVCNLQKITLLREISLKTGIQILLKEYNFDNRHKPTFTEEDILNIFPVVKHVNPKASDAFHFFQSGQAKVQQGFLKEGCELINEALNLFNNVYGAMHVEICACLRLLARLNYIMGDYSEALSNQQKAVLMSERVLGIEHPNTIQEYMHLALYCFANSQLSTALNLLYRARYLMLLVFGEDHPEMALLDNNIGLVLHGVMEYDLSLRFLENALAINSKYHGSKSLKVALSHHLVARVYESKAEFRSALQHEKEGYTIYKNQLGEHHEKTKESSEYLKYLTQQAVALQRTMNEIYKNGSNANIMPLKFTAPSMASVLEQLNIINGILFIPLSQKDLENLKAEVQRRQQLQEAVKSSEQLEAEDTGSEEREAEPSMASAEVPPAQSSA, from the exons ATGGCTTTAATGAATGGTGACGGCTCTTACGAGCACCTCAAGGAGGAGAGCAGGCAGAATGGCCACGAGGAGGCTGACCCAGGGGATGATGCGAACGACCAGGAAGTTATCGTCATACAGGACACCGGCTTCACTGTCAAGATCTACGCTCCGGGGATAGAACCCTTTTCCCTACAG gtctCTCCCCAAGAGATGGTGCAGGAGATCCACCAGGTGCTGATGGACAGAGAGGACACCTGCCACCGAACTTGCTTCTCTCTGCAGCTGGATGGGAACGTCCTGGATAACTTTGCTGAGCTGAAAACCATTgaagggctgcaggaggggtcgGTGCTGAAAGTGGTTGAAG AGCCCTACACGGTACGGGAAGCCAGGATACACGTGCGTCACATTCGGGACCTTCTGAAGAGCCTTGACCCATCAGATGCTTTCAATGGTGTGGACTGCAACTCGCTCTCGTTCCTGAGCGTCTTCACAGAAGGAGACCTAGGAG ACAGTGGAAAACGGAAGAAGAAAGGTACTGAAATGGAACAAATTGACTGCACCCCTCCTGAACATATCCTGCCTGGTGGCAAAGAGAGACCCCTCTgtgccctccagccccagaacagaGAGTGGAAG CCTTTGCAGTGCCTAAAAGTCTTGACCATGAGTGGCTGGAACCCCCCACCTGGCAACCGGAAAATGCACGGAGACCTCATGTATCTGTACGTCATCACTGTGGAGGATCGACACGTTAGTATCACTGCGTCCACCCGAGGATTTTACCTGAATCA GTCGACTGCCTATAATTTTAATCCTAAACCTGCCAATCCCAGTTTTCTCAGTCATTCCCTGGTGGAACTCCTTAACCAGATCAGCCCGACCTTCAAAAGAAATTTCTCAGCTCTGCAGAAGAAACG GGTTCAGAGGCATCCCTTTGAAAGGATAGCCACCCCCTTCCAGGTATATAGTTGGACGGCACCCCAGGCAGAGCACGCCATGGACTGCGTGAGGGCGGAAGATGCTTATACTTCAAGGCTGGGCTATGAAGAGCACATACCTGGACAG ACCAGAGACTGGAATGAGGAGTTGCAAACCACACGAGAGCTACCCCGCAAGAATCTGCCAGAGAGGCTACTGAGAGAACGAGCCATTTTCAAG GTCCACAGTGACTTCACGGCGGCCGCTACCAGAGGAGCCATGGCCGTCATCGACGGCAACGTCATGGCCATCAATCCCAGCGAGGAGACAAAGATGCAGATGTTCATCTGGAACAACATTTTTTTCAGCCTGGGCTTCGACGTCCGCGACCACTACAAGGACTTCGGGGGGGACGTCGCCGCCTACGTGGCGCCCACCAACGACCTCAACGGGGTGCGGACCTATAACGCGGTGGACGTTGAGGGGTTGTACACGCTGGGGACCGTGGTGGTGGATTACCGGGGTTACCGGGTCACGGCCCAGTCCATCATTCCAGGGATTTTGGAGCGAGAGCAGGAGCAGAGCGTCATTTACGGGTCGATAGACTTCGGCAAGACAGTCGTCTCTCACCCCAAGTACCTGGAGCTGCTGGAGAAGACCAGCCGGCCCCTCAAGATCCAGAAGCACAAAGTGCTGAACGACAAGAACGAGGAGGTGGCGCTGTGCTCATCCGTGGAGTGCAAAGGCATCCTTGGCAACGACGGGCGCCACTATATCCTCGACCTGCTCCGCACCTTCCCCCCCGACCTGAACTTTCTGCCGGTCGAAGGGGAGGAGATGCCGGAAGAATGTAAGAAAATGGGATTCCCCAAACAGCACAGGCACAAGCTTTGCTGTCTCAGGCAGGAGCTGGTGGACGCCTTTGTAGAGCACAG ATATCTCTTATTCATGAAACTGGCTGCTCTGCAGCTGATGCAGCAGAAGGCCAACAAGCAGGAGAACTCGGGCATGCTGGAAAACGGGGCTTCCGTAGAGAACGGAACAGGGGGAAGCGAGAAATCGGAATCGGATGATGGTAAAATAGAGGATAACGTGACTGGATTAGATCAGGTTAAAGAGCTGGCAGAGACCATTGCATCTGACGATGGAACAG TGGATCCCAAAAGCAGAGAGGTGATTCAAAATGCCTGCAAAGCCGTGGGCTCCATCAGCGACACGTCCTTTGACATTCGGTTTAACCCGGATATCTTCTCACCAG GTGTTCGTTTCCCTGAGTCCAGCAAAGAGGAAATGCAGGATCAGAAGCAGTTGTTAAAGGATGCTGCTGCTTTCTTACTGTCATGCCAAATCCCAGGCTTG GTGAAAGACTGCCTGGACCACACCGTGCTCCCGATGGACGGCGCTACGTTAGCAGAGGCCATGCACCAGAGGGGCATCAACATGCGCTACCTAGGCAAAGTCGTCGACTTCATCGCCAAGACCCCCGCCTGCCCACAGCTGGATCACATCTAC AAAATTGGAATCAGCGAATTGATCACTCGATCAGCCAAACACATCTTCAAGACATACCTTCAG GGCGTGGAACTGTCTGGCTTATCGGCAGCCATCAGTCACTTCCTCAATTGCTTCCTAAGCTCCTTCCTAAATCCAGTTGCCCATCTCCCTGCTGATGAGCTGGTCTCCAAAAAGAagaataagaaaaggaaaaacaggaaCCTTGGGAATGCTGATAACACTGCCTGGGCCAGCATGACCCCTCAGGAGCTTTGGAAGAATATTTGTTCCGAGGCAAAGAACTACTTTGATTTTCATCTTGAATG TGAGAATGTTGACCAAGCAGCAGAGGTGTGCAACCTCCAGAAAATCACCCTCCTACGTGAGATCTCCCTCAAAACTGGAATCCAG ATCCTGTTGAAAGAGTATAACTTCGATAACCGGCACAAACCCACCTTCACAGAGGAGGATATTCTCAACATCTTCCCGGTCGTGAAGCACGTAAACCCCAAAGCTTCGGATGCTTTCCACTTCTTTCAGAGCGGGCAAGCGAAGGTCCAGCAAG GTTTCTTGAAGGAGGGCTGTGAACTCATCAATGAAGCCTTAAACTTGTTTAACAACGTGTACGGTGCTATGCACGTGGAAATCTGTGCCTGCCTTCGGCTGCTGGCTCGCCTCAACTATATCATGGGAGACTACTCAGAG GCCTTAAGTAATCAACAGAAAGCAGTGTTAATGAGTGAGAGGGTCCTGGGCATTGAGCATCCCAACACAATCCAAGAATAT ATGCACCTTGCTTTGTATTGCTTTGCCAAcagccaactctccacagcattAAACCTTCTGTACCGCGCACGCTACCTCATGCTGTTGGTATTTGGAGAGGACCACCCAGAAATGGCACTCTTAGAC AACAACATTGGTTTGGTGCTTCACGGAGTTATGGAATACGACCTGTCCCTCAGATTCCTGGAGAATGCTCTGGCGATCAACTCCAAGTATCACGGCTCCAAGTCTCTGAAGGTTGCACTGAG CCATCACTTGGTAGCCCGAGTGTACGAGAGTAAAGCAGAATTCCGATCAGCTCTACAGCACGAAAAGGAAGGCTACACAATCTACAAAAATCAG CTTGGAGAACACCACGAAAAGACCAAAGAAAGCTCTGAGTACTTGAAATACCTGACTCAGCAAGCAGTGGCTCTTCAACGCACAATGAATGAGATCTACAAGAATGGATCCAATGCAAACATTATGCCACTTAAG TTCACCGCTCCCAGTATGGCGAGTGTGCTGGAGCAGCTCAATATTATCAATGGAATTCTCTTCATTCCGCTCAG